The genomic interval AGGCTGTTCAGCTTTTCTCTGAGCATCTTGTACTGCTGCCTTTCATCCTCGAGTTTGGAAGCAAGCTGGTCAAGCTCTTCAAGCAGCTCTGCCTTCCTTGTCCTTATCTTCTTCAGCTGCTCAACTATCCCTCTTCTCTGCTCGAAGAGTTGAGATATGGCTTTCTTCTTATCTGCTTCTGCCTCTACCATTATCGGCACCCGGTCCAAAAAGGTATGATATAAGGTGATTAATTAAATCTTGAAGAACGCTCAGGGAGAACAGTTAGGCTGATAGGTAGCTGGGTTGTAGGTGCAGAAGGTCCAGGCATAGCTCGAACCGCTCGAGACGATTATATCGTCAGCTCCAACATTTGCCATCTGCCATGAGCCGTTGTATGTCCACAGGAACCAGCTTGCAGTCTGGTTGTTCTCAACCCCGGCAATCCCTGTCACGAAATGCTCGCCGAACGAAGGATAGTAGATTGCATCGATTTTGCCGTTTAGAGCCACAAGAGTTGCTATGTAAAGGTTCCAGCCCGGCTGGTATGTTACGTTGTACCATATCCTTGTACCGTTCCCAAACTCAACCAGTATATCAGCCTTCGGCAGCTCAGCTACTGAGGCGTAAAGCCTCTGGTACTCTTTCCACAGAAGAGGCAGCTCTTGGCTTATGTTTGCATATGCCTGGCTGCTGGTATTCAGCTGTGAAGCAGAATTGGCAAGAAGCAGCAGAGTCTTGTTATAATAGCCAAGCAGGGCTGTATAGTTCGAGTTCAGATTCTGCAGGCTCTTCTGAAGGCTCTGGCTCTGCTGTACCAAACTGGCATAGTTACCTTCTTCTGAACTGTACTTCGTATAGTAAAGGGCAGCAACGCTTCCAGCTATAACAAGCATAGCAAGAAGTATCGCTGCAACACCGTAGAAAAGTGATGCTGAGAATTTCCTGCCTTCGCTCATCTTCATCACCTCGCAACATTTTCGACGTTCAATTTCATCCCGTTCATTCTATCCAGCCTTGCCACTCCCTTTATGACCGCAGGGGATATCATGCCAAAGACAAAATTGCTCAATTCATGCGGAACCATGAAAGGTACTCCTATGAGTTCAGTTGCCATGAGTTCCTTAACGTTCAGTGAAGTACCGAATCCTATCAACGCAGTTCCGAAGTTGGTCCAGACATCCCAGGCAAATGTGCATAAAGCCAGAACAGCTCCAAAGACCGGGTTGAAAAAGTCATCCCCCTTCCATATCTTTGCAGCCCGACTTCCTGCAAAGGCGTAAATGACTTCTCCGGATATGAGAAATGGGATGATTGCTCCTCCAAAACCTAGCGGATTGAACGAGCTCCATATCAGCTCTGAAAGAATCCCTACTGCTGCGCCGAACCTGAATCCGTAAAGAAATGCAGCTACGAAGACCATAAAGTCTACAAGCTTGACGTTGTAAATCCAAGAAAGAAGATAATCCGAGCCTACCGTCAGCGCAACGAACGCTGACAGCCTTGCAACATAAGTTGCTCTGCTTGCTTGCATGCAGGCTGGATAATCCATCCATTATATAAACTTAAAACCCCAAACTTTCTTCGCCTAACGTTTATATTGTCTCAGTCAATTCTGCTTCAGCGTAAGAGCGAAGGTCTCAAGTTGTGGTTCGAAGTATTGAAACAGATAGCATATGCCGAGGCAAAGGGCCCATCTCCATCGTTCGACATAGCTGACATAATCTTAGCTATGATCACAATAGATAACACATTCATCGGTAGAAAGAGACTGGCTCTGGCTCTAGGGTTGGGGGAAGGTGCGATAAGAACACTCATCTCCAGGCTTAAGGAATCAGGCCTTCTGGAAACACTCGCATCAGGCTGCAGGTTGA from Conexivisphaerales archaeon carries:
- a CDS encoding DUF4430 domain-containing protein, with the protein product MSEGRKFSASLFYGVAAILLAMLVIAGSVAALYYTKYSSEEGNYASLVQQSQSLQKSLQNLNSNYTALLGYYNKTLLLLANSASQLNTSSQAYANISQELPLLWKEYQRLYASVAELPKADILVEFGNGTRIWYNVTYQPGWNLYIATLVALNGKIDAIYYPSFGEHFVTGIAGVENNQTASWFLWTYNGSWQMANVGADDIIVSSGSSYAWTFCTYNPATYQPNCSP